TCCGGACGCAGCGCCGAAGGTGGTCGGGCGGCCGTCTCGAACCTGTTCCACGGCGAGCCAGCCGAGCATCGCCAGACAGGCTGCGACCAGCGTGTTCAGAAACACTGCGGCAGCGATGCCATCGGCTTTCAGGGCCGATCCGGCGTTGAACCCGAACCAGCCGAACCAGAGCAGCCCGGCGCCGAGCAGCACCAGCGGCAGGTTGTGCGGTCGCATCGCATCGACCCGGAAGCCGATCCGCGGGCCCAGCACGATCGCCAAGGCCAGGGCCGACGCCCCGGAAGCGATCTCGACGACGAGGCCGCCCGCATAGTCCAGGGTGCCCCACCGGGCCAGCCAACCGCCGGGACCCCACACCCAGTGCGCGATCGGCGCGTATACCGCCAGGGCCCAGATCGGCACGAAGATCATCCAGGTGGCGAACCTGGCCCGGTCGGCGATCGCGCCGCTGATCAATGCGGCGGTGATGATCGCGAACGTGAGCTGGAAGGTGATGAAGAGCAGCTCGGGAACCGAGCCGTGCGCGGTGTCGGGGTGGATCCCGCGCAATCCCAGGTGATCGAGTCCGCCGATCAGGCCGTTGCCCTCGGTGAACGCGAGGCTGTAGCCGACGAGCAGCCAGGTGACGGTCACCAGCGGGATCGAGATGAAGCTCATCATGATCATGTTGAGCACGCCGGTCGAGCGCACCATGCCGCCGTAGAACACGGCGAGGCCGGGCGTCATGAGCAGGACCATCGCCGTGCTGGCCAGTAGCCAGGCGGTTGCGGCGGGGTCGATGGATGCGGGCACAGGCGTTCCTCTCGGACCGAGGGTTCGCCCGAGGATGGCGGCCCGGCGTTGCCGCCGGGCTACCGGCTTGTTTCGGCAGTGTTTCGTGGTGGTTTCGTGGCGTGCCTGTGGTCGGCCGGTGTCGGGCGGAGCGCCGTCGCCGTCCACTGTCGGTGCGGCTGGGTAGTCTCGCCGGGTGGCGCTCTACCGGAAGTATCGACCGGCGACCTTCTCCGACGTCGTCGGCCAGGAGCACGTCACCGAGCCGTTGAGCATCGCTTTGGACGCGGGCCGGATCAACCATGCCTATCTCTTCAGCGGTCCGCGCGGATGCGGTAAGACCTCGTCGGCCCGGATCCTGGCCCGTTCGTTGAATTGTGTGCAGGGGCCGACCGCATCTCCGTGCGGCGTGTGCGACTCCTGCATCGCACTGGCCCCGGGCGGGCCGGGCAACCTGGACGTGATCGAGCTGGATGCGGCCAGCCACGGCGGGGTCGACGACACCCGTGAGCTGCGCGACCGCGCGGTCTTCGCGCCGGCCGAGTCGCGGTACCGCGTGTTCATCGTCGACGAGGCGCACATGGTCACCACCGCGGGCTTCAATGCGCTGTTGAAGATCGTCGAGGAACCGCCGGAGCACCTGATCTTCGTTTTCGCGACCACCGAGCCGGACAAGGTGCTGCCGACCATCCGGTCGCGCACGCATCATTACCCGTTCCGGCTGCTCCCGCCGGCGAGTATGCGTGGTCTGCTCGAGCGGATCTGCGCGCACGAGCAAATGGTGGTCGCCGACGCGGTGTTCCCGCTGGTCATCCGGGCCGGCGGGGGATCGCCGCGGGATTCGCTGAGCCTTCTCGACCAACTGTTGGCCGGGGCGGGCCCGGAGGGGGTCACCTATCCGCGGGCCCTCGGCCTGCTCGGCGTCACCGACATCGCGCTGATCGACGAAGCGGTGGACGCGCTCGGGGCGCACGACGGTGCCGGTCTGTTCGGAGCGGTCGACAAGGTGGTCGAGTCGGGCCACGATCCGCGCCGGTTTGCGATCGATCTCCTCGACCGGCTCCGTGATTTGATCCTGCTCCGGGCGGTGCCGGACGCCGGCGCACGCGGTCTGGTGGACGCGCCGGCGGATGTGCTCGATCGGATGCGGGACCAGGCGGACCGGATCGGGCCGGCCACCCTGGCGCGATACGCGGAGCTGGTGCATGCCGGGTTGGGCGAGATGCGCGGGGCGACTGCACCGCGACTGCTGCTGGAGGTGATCAGCGCGCGGCTGCTGCTTCCGTCGGTGGCCGACGCCGAGTCGGCAGCCCTGCAGCGCATCGAACGGCTGGAACGGCGGTTGGAGCTGACCCTGCCGGACGCGCCCGGTGTCGCGGCGGCGCCGGCGCAGCACTCGCCGCCTTCGTCGGTGGCGCCCGCACCGAAGCGCCGCGGGGCGGAGGCGATGGCACAGGTCCGTGGGGCGACCGTTCCCCCGACCCCGACCCCGACCCCGGTGGCCCCGGTGGTCGAACCCGAGCCGGCCGAGCCCCAGCCCGCCGAGCCCCAGCCCGCCGAGCCGCAGCCCGCAGCCGGCGGGTCGGAGCGGCCCGCGCCGAAGTCGCCGCCGGCGGCGGCCGAATCGATCGCGGAGCCGGATACCGCGGCGGTTCGGGCAGCGTGGCCGGAGGTGCGGGCGAAGGTACGGATGCGCAGCCGCACTGTCGAGGTGATGCTCGCCGGTGCCCAGGTGGCGACGGTCGAGCGTGGCACGATCGTGCTATCGCACGAATCGGCGCCGCTGGCCCGTCGGCTGGTCGAGCCGCGCAACGCCGACGTCATTCGCGAGGCACTGCGCGACCTGTTCGGGGTGGATTGGCAGGTGCGGTACGACACCGGCGAAGCGGCTCGCCCGACCCCACCGGCGCGTCCGGCGCCGACTCGGGTGGCCGAGACACCTCGGTACTCGCGGCCCAGCCGCGCCCGCGCCGATGACGAAGTGCCGCTGCCGGACGGCCCGGATCTGCCGGACGACCCCGAGCCGGCGCCCGCGTCCCCGCCGACCCGGCCTGGTTCGACGGTGTCAGGATCGAGCGCGGCCGGATCCGGCGCGGCCGGATCGAGCGCGTCCGGGGCGAGTGCGACGGCTGCCGACGACGAAGAGGAGATGTTCGCCGAGTCGGCGCGACCCGTGCCGGCTGAGCAACGCCGGGATCCCGATGAAGTTGCAATGGAGTTGCTACGGTCCGAGTTGGGCGCTCGGCGAATCACCTGAAGCAGGCTTCGCCGCTGCCTTAAGTTAACCGGGATTCGCCCCTGTCGCGCCGAGGCGGTACGCTGTCGACGGAGTCTCACCGGCGTCCCGTGCGACGACGCACACACGGAAGGAAAACGTCACAGTGGCAACAGAGGCGTATATCTACGAAGCGATCCGAACCCCGCGAGGTAAGGGTAAGAAAACCGGATCGTTGCATTCGGTCAAGCCGATCGACCTGATCTCCGGTCTGGTTCAGGAGCTGCGCAACCGGTTTCCCGATCTGGACGAAGATCGGATCGATGATTTCGTCCTCGGCGTCGTCGCACCGGTCGGCGATCAGGGTGCCGATCTCCCTCGGGTCGTGGTCACCGCGACCGGCCTGCCCGACACCGTCGGTGGGGTGCAGCTGAACCGCTTCTGCGCTTCCGGCCTGGAGGCCGTGAACACGGCCGCGCAGAAGGTGCGTTCCGGGTTCGACGAGCTGGTTCTGGCCGGCGGTGTCGAGTCGATGTCGCGCGTTCCGATGGGCAGCGACGGCGGGCCGTGGGCGCTCGACCCGGCCACCAACTACGACACCTACTTCGTTCCGCAGGGTGTGGGTGCCGACCTGATCGCCACCATCGAGGGCTTCAGCCGCGAGGACGTGGACGCGTACGCGGTGCGTTCGCAGGAGCGCGCTGCGGCGGCTTGGTCCGGCGGCTACTTCGCCAAGTCGGTCGTTCCGGTCAAGGACATCAACGGTCTGGTCGTCCTCGATCACGACGAGCACATGCGGCCCGGCACGACGCTGGAGGACCTGGCCAAGCTGACCCCGTCGTTCGCGATGGTGGGCGAGATGGGCGGGTTCGACGCGGTGGCGCTGCAGAAGTTCCACTTCGTGGAGAAGATCAACCACGTCCACCACGGCGGCAACAGCTCCGGCATCGTCGACGGCGCGGCGCTGCTGCTGGTCGGCAACGAAGAGGCGGGTAAGGCGTCCGGGCTCACCCCGCGGGCGCGGATCGTCGCGACGGCCACCAGCGGTGCGGACTCGACCATCATGCTCACCGGACCCACTCCGGCCACCAAGAAGGTGCTGGCCAAGGCGGGCCTGACGGTCGACGACATCGACCTGTTCGAGCTGAACGAGGCGTTCGCTTCGGTGGTGTTGAAGTTCCAGAAAGATCTGAACATCCCGGACGAGAAGCTGAACGTCAACGGTGGTGCGATCGCGATGGGCCACCCGCTCGGTGCCACCGGCGCGATGATCACCGGAACCATGGTGGACGAGCTGGAGCGGCGCAACGGCCGCTATGCGTTGCTCACGCTGTGCGTCGGTGGCGGCATGGGCGTGGCCACGATCATCGAGCGCGTCTGACCCGGACAAAGATTTTCGAAGGAGACACAGCGTAGTGACCGAGAACGACGTGACCGACAACATGATTGCCTGGGACAAAGATGCCGATGGCATCGTCACCCTGACGATGGACGACCCGAACCAGGGCGCCAACACGATGAACGAGCTGTACAAGGCGTCGATGGCGGCGACCGTCGACCGGCTCGAGGCGGAGAAGGACGATATCGCCGGGGTCGTGCTGACCTCGGCGAAGAAGACCTTCTTCGCCGGCGGTGACCTGAAGAACATGATGCAGACCACTCCGGAGAATGCGCCGGACATCATGGCCGAGCTGACCGAGATCAAAGGCGCGTTGCGGCGGCTGGAGCAGCTGGGCAAGCCGGTCGTCGCCGCGATCAACGGAGCGGCGCTGGGCGGCGGTCTGGAGATCGC
Above is a genomic segment from Skermania piniformis containing:
- a CDS encoding DNA polymerase III subunits gamma/tau; translation: MALYRKYRPATFSDVVGQEHVTEPLSIALDAGRINHAYLFSGPRGCGKTSSARILARSLNCVQGPTASPCGVCDSCIALAPGGPGNLDVIELDAASHGGVDDTRELRDRAVFAPAESRYRVFIVDEAHMVTTAGFNALLKIVEEPPEHLIFVFATTEPDKVLPTIRSRTHHYPFRLLPPASMRGLLERICAHEQMVVADAVFPLVIRAGGGSPRDSLSLLDQLLAGAGPEGVTYPRALGLLGVTDIALIDEAVDALGAHDGAGLFGAVDKVVESGHDPRRFAIDLLDRLRDLILLRAVPDAGARGLVDAPADVLDRMRDQADRIGPATLARYAELVHAGLGEMRGATAPRLLLEVISARLLLPSVADAESAALQRIERLERRLELTLPDAPGVAAAPAQHSPPSSVAPAPKRRGAEAMAQVRGATVPPTPTPTPVAPVVEPEPAEPQPAEPQPAEPQPAAGGSERPAPKSPPAAAESIAEPDTAAVRAAWPEVRAKVRMRSRTVEVMLAGAQVATVERGTIVLSHESAPLARRLVEPRNADVIREALRDLFGVDWQVRYDTGEAARPTPPARPAPTRVAETPRYSRPSRARADDEVPLPDGPDLPDDPEPAPASPPTRPGSTVSGSSAAGSGAAGSSASGASATAADDEEEMFAESARPVPAEQRRDPDEVAMELLRSELGARRIT
- a CDS encoding acetyl-CoA C-acetyltransferase, whose protein sequence is MATEAYIYEAIRTPRGKGKKTGSLHSVKPIDLISGLVQELRNRFPDLDEDRIDDFVLGVVAPVGDQGADLPRVVVTATGLPDTVGGVQLNRFCASGLEAVNTAAQKVRSGFDELVLAGGVESMSRVPMGSDGGPWALDPATNYDTYFVPQGVGADLIATIEGFSREDVDAYAVRSQERAAAAWSGGYFAKSVVPVKDINGLVVLDHDEHMRPGTTLEDLAKLTPSFAMVGEMGGFDAVALQKFHFVEKINHVHHGGNSSGIVDGAALLLVGNEEAGKASGLTPRARIVATATSGADSTIMLTGPTPATKKVLAKAGLTVDDIDLFELNEAFASVVLKFQKDLNIPDEKLNVNGGAIAMGHPLGATGAMITGTMVDELERRNGRYALLTLCVGGGMGVATIIERV
- a CDS encoding ammonium transporter — encoded protein: MVLLMTPGLAVFYGGMVRSTGVLNMIMMSFISIPLVTVTWLLVGYSLAFTEGNGLIGGLDHLGLRGIHPDTAHGSVPELLFITFQLTFAIITAALISGAIADRARFATWMIFVPIWALAVYAPIAHWVWGPGGWLARWGTLDYAGGLVVEIASGASALALAIVLGPRIGFRVDAMRPHNLPLVLLGAGLLWFGWFGFNAGSALKADGIAAAVFLNTLVAACLAMLGWLAVEQVRDGRPTTFGAASGVVAGLVAITPACGTVNPLGAAVVGLAAGVVCAFAVGWKFRFGYDDSLDVVGVHYVGGVIGVLLIGLLADSVMTGGPTGLIHGGGLGQLGKQALAAIVVSGYAFTVSFLLGKLLDVTVGFRISPEDETEGIDGVLHAETAYAEGVHGRNPKRPGAGLG